TCAGGAAAGATTTCATTAGCAGCATATGAATCAGTAAAAAAAATCGAAGTAATAAAGTTTGACAAGGATTAAAGGTGGATTGAAACTACATACTTATTAATCTTTTAGGGAGATGTTTATGGAGGTAAAAAATAAAAAGTTAAGAAATAAATTAGATTACTGGATGTTTGTTGGTCCCGCCTTTCTATTCTTTATAGTAATAGTAATTATCCCATTTCTAATAGGAATATATTATTCGTTTACAAATTGGGATGGGGTAAGTAGCACCGTTGAATGGGTGGGAATAGACAACTTTATTAAATTATTTACGGCAGATAATAACTTTCTAAACTCATTTTGGTTCACTTTAAGGTTTACATTAACCGTATTAGTTTTAACAAACGTAGTAGGATTTTTATTAGCTTTATTAGTTACAAGTTATTTAAAAACCCAAAACATATTAAGAACAGCTTTTTTTATTCCCAATGTTATAGGCGGATTGATATTAGGGTTTATCTGGCAATTTATTTTAGTTCGAGGCATTCCAAGTATTGGTGAGTATATACCTTTAGCAATTTTTCAGAGTCCTTGGCTAGGAGATGCTAAAACCGCCTTTTGGGGGATGGTCATCGTATTTGTTTGGCAATTAAGTGGTTATATGATGATTATTTATATTGCAGGCTTGCAAAGTGTAGATGAAAGTTTATTAGAAGCAGCCAAAATAGATGGGGCGAATAGTGTTCAAAAATTATTTAAAGTAATTATTCCGCTTATTGTTCCAGCATTTACAATCTGTCTATTTTTAACAACTTCGATGGCTTTTAAAGTTTTCGATTTGAATTTTGCTTTAACTGGCGGAGGGCCGTTTAGGTCAACTGAATCTTTAGCTATTCATATCTATCAGGAAGCATTTAATTATAATAGGTTTGGTTTAGGGTCAGCAAAAGCGCTAATATTCTTCTTAATTGTAGCGTTCATTACATTACTACAAGTTAGCTTTACTAAACGAAAGGAGGTGAATATGTAATGGGCACTTCAAAATATACTATTAAGCATTTTATTGTTGAAATATTTGCTATAATATTAGCTTTAGTGTTCCTAATACCATTCTATATAGTAGTAATAAACTCTTTTAAAGATTTTTCTAATATTTTAATGAACGCAACAGCATGGCCAGAAACATTTTTATTTTCAAATTATGTAAAAGCTTGGAATATAATTGATTTCCCCAAAGCGTTATTTAATTCTTTTTTCATTACCATTTTAAGTAATGTAGGCTTGGTTGTTATTAGTTCTATGGCAGCATGGAAGATTGCAAGATCAAGTGGAAAGAAGAATAACTTTTTATTCCTTTTCTTTGTCGCCGCAATGATTATACCATTCCAATCAGTCATGATTCCATTAGTAATGTGGGGGAAAGAATTAGGGATTATGAATAGTAGATTAGGTCTTATCATAATGTACCTTGGTTTTGGAGTGTCATTAAATATATTCCTATACCATGGATTTGTAAAATCAATACCAAAGGAAATTGAAGAGGCAGCCGTTATTGATGGATGTAATTCATTTAAATTATTTTGGAAAATAGTTTTTCCACTACTGAAATCAATAACAGTAACAGTTATTATCTTGAATTCATTGTGGATTTGGAATGACTTTATGTTACCATTAATAACTTTAAACAGTGCTGAATTACACACGATTCCGTTAGCAATTAATACATTGTTTGATCAATTTATGAATCAATGGGATAAAGCTTTACCTGCGATGGTAATGAGTGTTGGACCGATTATATTTTTGTATCTTTTCCTTCAGCGTCATATTTTAAAGAGTGTTGCAGCTGGAGCAGTAAAAAGTTAAAAAAGGGGTTGGAAGTTTATGTCCATGAAAAACTTTTTGTATTTAGCGTTGGTACTAGTTTCTGTAGTAGTGATTACGGCATGTGGAGCAGATTCTAGTTCAGAAAATGAAGGGAATCAATC
The Bacillaceae bacterium S4-13-56 genome window above contains:
- a CDS encoding sugar ABC transporter permease, whose protein sequence is MEVKNKKLRNKLDYWMFVGPAFLFFIVIVIIPFLIGIYYSFTNWDGVSSTVEWVGIDNFIKLFTADNNFLNSFWFTLRFTLTVLVLTNVVGFLLALLVTSYLKTQNILRTAFFIPNVIGGLILGFIWQFILVRGIPSIGEYIPLAIFQSPWLGDAKTAFWGMVIVFVWQLSGYMMIIYIAGLQSVDESLLEAAKIDGANSVQKLFKVIIPLIVPAFTICLFLTTSMAFKVFDLNFALTGGGPFRSTESLAIHIYQEAFNYNRFGLGSAKALIFFLIVAFITLLQVSFTKRKEVNM
- a CDS encoding carbohydrate ABC transporter permease, encoding MGTSKYTIKHFIVEIFAIILALVFLIPFYIVVINSFKDFSNILMNATAWPETFLFSNYVKAWNIIDFPKALFNSFFITILSNVGLVVISSMAAWKIARSSGKKNNFLFLFFVAAMIIPFQSVMIPLVMWGKELGIMNSRLGLIIMYLGFGVSLNIFLYHGFVKSIPKEIEEAAVIDGCNSFKLFWKIVFPLLKSITVTVIILNSLWIWNDFMLPLITLNSAELHTIPLAINTLFDQFMNQWDKALPAMVMSVGPIIFLYLFLQRHILKSVAAGAVKS